One part of the Suncus etruscus isolate mSunEtr1 chromosome 2, mSunEtr1.pri.cur, whole genome shotgun sequence genome encodes these proteins:
- the LOC126001389 gene encoding olfactory receptor 4M1, protein MEPANYTRVTEFVLTGLSQAREVQLVLFVVFLSFYLFILPVNVLIIFTVRLDPHLTSPMYFLLANLAFLDIWYSSITAPKMLVDFFVERKIISFGGCIAQLFFLHFVGASEMFLLTVMAFDRYAAICRPLHYATIMNRRLCCILVAISWMGGFIHSIIQVALIIRLPFCGPNELDNYFCDITQVVRIACANTFPEELVMIFSSGLISVVCFIALLMSYAFLLVMLKKHSGSGESTNRAMSTCYSHMTIVVLMFGPSIYIYARPFDSFSLDKVVSVFHTVIFPLLNPIIYTLRNKEIKTAMRKLVGRYILCKEK, encoded by the coding sequence atggAGCCTGCTAATTACACCAGGGTGACAGAATTTGTTCTTACTGGCCTATCCCAGGCTCGGGAGGTGCAACTAGTCCTATTTGTTGTATTTCTATCCTTCTATTTGTTCATCCTACCAGTAAATGTTCTTATTATTTTCACTGTCAGGCTTGACCCACATCTGACCTCACCGATGTATTTCCTGTTGGCTAATTTAGCCTTCCTTGACATTTGGTATTCCTCCATCACAGCCCCTAAAATGCTCGTAGACTTCTTTGTGGAAAGGAAGATAATTTCCTTTGGTGGGTGCATTGCACAGCTCTTCTTCTTGCACTTTGTTGGGGCCTCTGAGATGTTCCTGCTCACAGTAATGGCCTTTGACCGCTATGCTGCTATTTGTCGTCCCCTCCATTATGCTACCATCATGAATCGTCGACTCTGCTGTATCCTGGTGGCCATCTCCTGGATGGGGGGCTTTATTCACTCAATAATACAAGTGGCTCTCATCATTCGACTTCCCTTCTGTGGGCCCAATGAATTAGACAATTATTTCTGTGACATCACACAGGTTGTCCGGATTGCCTGTGCCAACACATTCCCAGAGGAGTTAGTAATGATCTTCAGCAGTGGTCTGATCTCTGTGGTGTGTTTCATTGCTCTTCTAATGTCTTATGCATTCCTTTTGGTCATGCTCAAGAAACACTCAGGCTCAGGTGAGAGTACAAATCGGGCAATGTCTACTTGTTATTCCCACATGACCATTGTAGTGTTAATGTTTGGGCCATCTATCTATATTTATGCTCGCCCATTTGACTCTTTTTCTTTAGATAAAGTGGTGTCTGTGTTCCATACAGTAATATTTCCTTTACTTAATCCCATAATCTATACATTaagaaacaaggaaataaagacaGCCATGAGGAAATTGGTTGGTAGATACATTTTAtgtaaagaaaagtga